One window of the Alphaproteobacteria bacterium genome contains the following:
- the mtaB gene encoding tRNA (N(6)-L-threonylcarbamoyladenosine(37)-C(2))-methylthiotransferase MtaB produces the protein MIDVITFGCRLNAYESEVIRRSAAAAGLADAVIVNTCAVTAEAERQARQAIRKARRERPGAKLVVTGCSAQITPERYAAMDEVDAVIGNQEKLSPKAFADLEVAPTVGDIMAVSETAGHLIEGFEGRSRAFMQIQNGCDHRCTFCIIPFGRGPSRSVTVSDVVAQAKRLYDNGYREIVLTGVDIGDYGKDLEPKGNIAGLVAALLQSLPEDMRVRITSIDPVEVSAALIDLYARDARLLPHWHLSVQSGDDMVLRRMARRHRRADVLSVCSALRAARPDTVIGADFIAGFPTETEEQFATTLAVVAEADLALLHVFPYSERAGTAAATMPGWPKAIRRARAADLRAAGQRQLSSTLDRFVGRRVDAVVEGPNVARTDHFLPVAIETPAPPGHRVAVSVTGHTGDTLLGVVHG, from the coding sequence ATGATCGATGTCATCACCTTTGGCTGCCGCCTCAATGCCTACGAATCCGAGGTCATTCGCCGCAGCGCGGCGGCGGCCGGTTTAGCCGACGCGGTCATCGTCAACACCTGTGCGGTCACCGCGGAGGCCGAGCGCCAGGCGCGCCAAGCCATTCGCAAGGCCCGCCGTGAACGGCCCGGTGCAAAACTCGTTGTCACCGGGTGTTCGGCGCAAATCACGCCTGAGCGCTATGCCGCGATGGACGAAGTCGATGCGGTCATCGGCAACCAGGAGAAGTTGTCCCCCAAAGCATTCGCCGACCTCGAGGTTGCGCCAACGGTCGGCGACATCATGGCCGTCAGCGAAACCGCGGGGCATCTCATCGAGGGATTCGAGGGCCGGTCGCGCGCGTTCATGCAGATTCAAAACGGTTGCGACCATCGGTGCACGTTTTGCATCATTCCTTTCGGTCGCGGCCCTTCACGCAGCGTCACTGTGTCCGATGTTGTCGCGCAAGCGAAGCGGCTTTACGACAACGGGTACCGGGAAATCGTTTTGACCGGTGTCGACATTGGCGACTACGGCAAAGATCTCGAGCCCAAAGGCAATATTGCAGGATTGGTCGCGGCGCTGTTGCAGTCGCTGCCAGAAGACATGCGCGTCCGGATCACATCGATCGACCCCGTCGAAGTGAGCGCGGCGCTCATCGACCTCTATGCGCGAGACGCAAGGTTGCTGCCGCACTGGCACCTCAGCGTGCAGTCCGGCGACGACATGGTGTTGCGCCGCATGGCGCGCCGTCATCGGCGGGCGGATGTCCTGTCGGTCTGCTCGGCACTCCGCGCGGCGCGTCCCGATACCGTGATCGGAGCCGATTTTATTGCCGGTTTTCCCACCGAGACCGAGGAACAGTTCGCCACGACGCTTGCCGTCGTGGCCGAGGCCGACCTCGCCTTGCTCCACGTGTTTCCCTACTCCGAGCGCGCGGGTACGGCGGCGGCAACCATGCCGGGCTGGCCCAAAGCCATTCGCCGCGCCCGCGCCGCCGATCTTAGAGCCGCGGGCCAACGTCAGCTCTCCTCGACCCTTGATCGTTTCGTCGGTCGGCGCGTCGATGCGGTCGTTGAAGGGCCGAATGTCGCCCGTACCGATCACTTCCTGCCGGTGGCGATCGAGACGCCGGCGCCGCCGGGTCACCGCGTGGCGGTATCGGTCACCGGACATACCGGGGACACCCTCCTTGGCGTGGTCCATGGCTGA
- the dapF gene encoding diaminopimelate epimerase, with amino-acid sequence MGALNFTKMHGLGNDFVVIDSRGKALQLPEDRIRALADRHRGIGFDQIMIIGDSDNADAGLVMANADGAAVGACGNGTRCVGAVLLDELQLDVVSIETATGIVTASRGPNGTTTVDMGPARLAWQEIPLAQAMDTLHLRLEIETDAGPLRDPVGVNMGNPHAVFFVDDPHRYDLGRFGARLERDALFPEGANISLAAVTGDDIALRVWERGAGLTLACGTAACATLVAAVRRGLCGREASVHLPGGALGIVWRATDDHVLMSGPVAISFSGTVDPDRLELVPR; translated from the coding sequence ATGGGCGCGCTGAACTTCACCAAAATGCACGGTTTGGGCAACGACTTCGTCGTGATCGACTCGCGCGGCAAGGCCTTACAGCTGCCAGAGGACCGCATTCGGGCGCTTGCAGACCGGCACAGGGGCATCGGTTTCGACCAGATCATGATCATCGGCGACTCGGACAATGCCGATGCCGGTCTCGTCATGGCCAATGCGGACGGGGCGGCGGTTGGAGCTTGCGGTAATGGAACCCGGTGCGTCGGCGCGGTCCTGCTCGACGAACTCCAACTCGATGTGGTTTCCATTGAGACCGCGACCGGCATTGTGACGGCATCGCGCGGCCCCAACGGCACCACAACCGTCGACATGGGGCCGGCCCGCTTGGCGTGGCAAGAAATTCCGTTGGCCCAGGCGATGGACACGCTGCATCTCAGGCTAGAGATCGAAACCGATGCGGGCCCGCTCCGCGATCCGGTCGGCGTCAACATGGGCAACCCCCACGCCGTGTTTTTCGTCGACGATCCGCACCGCTACGACCTGGGGCGATTTGGCGCGCGCCTGGAGCGCGACGCTCTATTTCCCGAAGGGGCCAATATCAGCCTAGCGGCTGTCACTGGGGACGATATCGCCTTGCGAGTTTGGGAACGTGGGGCGGGGCTTACACTGGCATGTGGAACTGCGGCATGCGCAACGTTGGTTGCGGCGGTGCGGCGCGGCCTGTGCGGCCGCGAGGCATCGGTCCATCTGCCCGGCGGCGCGCTCGGAATCGTCTGGCGTGCGACGGACGATCACGTCCTCATGTCGGGCCCGGTGGCGATCAGTTTCTCCGGCACTGTCGACCCGGATCGGCTTGAATTGGTGCCGCGATGA
- the ffh gene encoding signal recognition particle protein — MFESLQERLGSVLAKLKDRGALKESDVAEALREVRVALLEADVALPVVKDFIAEVQKKAVGEEVLRSVTPGQMVIKVVHDHLVEMLGAESAGLNLRANPPVPILIVGLQGSGKTTTAAKLALRLQERDKKKVYLASLDVYRPAAQEQLRVLGEQSGVPTLPIIEGQMPLDIARRAMQAAKLQGFDIVILDTAGRLHIDGALMNEVAGIRDAVSPAETLLVADALTGQDAVNVAREFKERIGLTGIALTRVDGDGRGGAALSMRAVTGCPIKFMGTGEKLDALEEFHPSRIASRILGMGDIVSLVEKAQETIDADEAAALEKRFLKGQFDLDDMANQFRQMRRMGGMSGLMNLLPGVAKAKKQMAESQMDDRLLRRQEAIIGSMTPQERRDIRVLNGSRRRRIAAGSGVEIQDVNRLLKQYKQISTMMKKVGKLGKKGKGLSPEALRNLIPPQQFPH; from the coding sequence ATGTTTGAGAGCCTGCAAGAGCGCCTCGGGTCCGTCCTAGCCAAGCTGAAGGACCGCGGCGCACTGAAGGAAAGCGATGTTGCGGAGGCGCTCCGCGAAGTGCGGGTTGCGCTGCTGGAGGCCGACGTCGCCCTGCCGGTCGTCAAAGACTTCATCGCCGAGGTGCAAAAGAAGGCCGTCGGCGAGGAGGTTCTGCGCAGCGTCACGCCAGGCCAGATGGTGATCAAGGTCGTCCACGACCATTTGGTCGAAATGCTGGGCGCCGAGTCCGCGGGCCTCAATCTGCGCGCCAATCCGCCGGTCCCGATCCTGATCGTCGGGTTGCAAGGATCGGGCAAGACGACGACCGCCGCCAAGTTGGCGCTGCGGCTCCAGGAACGGGACAAAAAGAAAGTCTACCTCGCGTCTCTCGACGTCTACCGGCCAGCCGCGCAAGAGCAGTTGCGGGTCCTAGGCGAACAAAGCGGTGTACCGACCCTTCCCATCATCGAGGGGCAGATGCCGCTCGATATTGCCCGCCGGGCCATGCAAGCCGCCAAGCTGCAGGGATTCGACATCGTGATTCTCGATACCGCCGGACGTCTTCACATCGACGGCGCGCTGATGAACGAGGTCGCGGGCATTCGCGACGCGGTAAGCCCAGCGGAAACCCTGTTGGTCGCCGACGCATTGACCGGTCAGGACGCGGTCAACGTCGCCCGGGAATTCAAAGAACGCATCGGCCTGACCGGCATTGCGCTCACCCGCGTCGATGGCGATGGCAGGGGCGGTGCCGCTTTGAGCATGCGCGCCGTCACCGGATGCCCCATCAAGTTCATGGGCACGGGCGAAAAGCTCGACGCATTGGAAGAATTCCATCCCAGCCGGATCGCTTCGCGCATCCTCGGTATGGGCGACATCGTCAGCTTGGTCGAGAAGGCGCAAGAGACGATCGACGCCGACGAAGCCGCGGCCCTCGAGAAACGGTTCCTAAAGGGGCAGTTCGATCTAGACGACATGGCCAACCAGTTCCGGCAAATGCGACGGATGGGTGGCATGAGCGGCTTGATGAACCTGCTGCCGGGCGTCGCCAAAGCCAAGAAACAAATGGCCGAGTCGCAGATGGACGACCGCTTGCTACGCCGACAGGAAGCCATCATCGGCTCGATGACGCCGCAGGAGCGGCGCGACATCCGCGTTCTCAACGGTTCGCGGCGGCGCCGGATCGCTGCCGGTTCAGGCGTCGAAATCCAAGACGTGAATCGACTCCTCAAACAGTACAAACAGATTTCAACCATGATGAAGAAGGTCGGGAAGCTTGGGAAAAAGGGCAAAGGACTGTCGCCCGAAGCCCTGCGCAACCTGATTCCGCCGCAACAATTTCCGCATTAG
- the rpsP gene encoding 30S ribosomal protein S16: MSTKIRLSRAGAKKRPYYRVVVADVRSPRDGKFIERVGSYNPLLPKTDPNRVKIDAERVKYWLDNGAKPTERVARFLGEAEIIAMPAPRNSVEKSKPKAKAQERLKAAEEAAKAAAEAAAAPQEDAPAAEAPASEEGAPQAE; the protein is encoded by the coding sequence GTGTCAACGAAGATTCGCCTATCCCGAGCCGGCGCCAAGAAACGCCCCTACTATCGCGTGGTCGTTGCCGACGTGCGTAGCCCGCGCGATGGCAAGTTCATCGAACGGGTCGGGTCCTACAACCCACTCCTGCCCAAGACCGATCCGAATCGCGTCAAGATTGATGCCGAACGGGTCAAGTATTGGCTTGATAATGGAGCGAAGCCGACGGAACGAGTCGCGCGCTTTCTTGGCGAGGCCGAGATCATCGCTATGCCGGCGCCGCGGAACAGCGTGGAGAAGAGCAAGCCGAAGGCTAAAGCTCAGGAACGCTTGAAGGCAGCCGAAGAGGCAGCAAAAGCCGCAGCCGAAGCCGCAGCCGCGCCGCAGGAAGACGCACCCGCCGCCGAAGCGCCGGCGAGCGAAGAGGGCGCGCCCCAGGCGGAATAG
- the rimM gene encoding ribosome maturation factor RimM (Essential for efficient processing of 16S rRNA), with product MGVVTRAHGIRGDVVVKWFGADLAAVGSYKMFEDEQGTQEYRIDRAKPLKGDTFVAHFAGVDSRDSAEAFRGTALFVNRDALPPTEDDEFYLIDLVGLDAVDPEGRPIGRVLAMHNFGAGDIVEIEPADGGATLMVPFTHDCVPEIDVSRRIVVALPAEIEVRHE from the coding sequence ATGGGGGTCGTCACCCGAGCCCACGGCATCCGCGGCGATGTCGTGGTGAAGTGGTTCGGCGCAGACCTCGCGGCAGTTGGTTCGTACAAAATGTTCGAAGATGAGCAAGGCACGCAGGAATACCGGATCGACCGGGCAAAACCGCTCAAAGGGGATACCTTTGTCGCGCACTTTGCCGGTGTCGATTCGCGCGACAGCGCCGAGGCGTTTCGCGGCACCGCCCTGTTCGTCAACCGCGACGCACTACCGCCGACCGAAGACGACGAGTTCTACCTCATCGATCTCGTCGGCCTCGACGCCGTCGACCCCGAAGGCCGCCCGATTGGTAGAGTACTGGCGATGCATAATTTCGGCGCCGGCGACATTGTCGAGATCGAACCGGCCGACGGCGGGGCAACCTTGATGGTGCCCTTCACGCATGACTGCGTTCCCGAGATCGATGTAAGTCGCCGCATCGTTGTTGCGCTCCCCGCGGAGATCGAGGTGCGTCATGAATGA
- the trmD gene encoding tRNA (guanosine(37)-N1)-methyltransferase TrmD → MNDATNRNAGTGGSPKWTAQVLTVLPEAFPGPLGLSLAGKGLETGLWALDVIDLRDFATDKHRTVDDAPFGGGPGMVIRPDVVARALDDAVERRPSESRKQIYLTPRGAPLTQELVREIGAADVVTLICGRFEGLDERVLQARHIEEISLGDFVLSGGEPAAIALIDAVVRLQPGIIGDQESLSEESFEDGLLEYPHYTRPRVWEGMAVPDVLISGHHERVREWRRSQADQITKQRRPDLWHRHAECRKARI, encoded by the coding sequence ATGAATGACGCGACAAACCGCAATGCCGGCACCGGCGGGTCGCCGAAATGGACGGCGCAAGTGCTGACTGTTCTGCCCGAGGCCTTTCCGGGTCCGCTCGGTTTGTCTTTGGCGGGCAAGGGGTTGGAGACGGGGCTGTGGGCCCTGGATGTGATCGATCTGCGCGACTTCGCAACCGACAAGCACCGCACGGTGGACGATGCGCCGTTTGGCGGCGGACCGGGCATGGTGATCCGACCGGATGTCGTCGCCCGCGCTCTCGACGATGCGGTGGAACGGCGACCATCCGAGTCGCGGAAACAAATCTATCTGACGCCGCGCGGCGCGCCGTTGACGCAGGAACTCGTTCGGGAGATCGGCGCCGCCGACGTCGTCACGCTGATTTGCGGTCGATTCGAGGGCCTGGACGAGCGCGTACTCCAAGCCCGGCACATCGAAGAAATCAGCCTCGGAGACTTTGTTCTTTCCGGCGGCGAGCCGGCGGCTATTGCGCTGATCGACGCCGTCGTTCGGCTGCAGCCGGGCATTATCGGCGATCAGGAGAGTCTCTCGGAGGAATCATTCGAGGACGGCCTCTTGGAATACCCCCATTACACCCGACCCAGAGTTTGGGAAGGGATGGCGGTGCCCGACGTCCTGATTTCGGGACATCACGAACGGGTTCGTGAGTGGCGCAGAAGCCAAGCAGACCAAATCACCAAACAGCGGCGACCGGATCTTTGGCACCGGCACGCCGAATGCAGAAAGGCAAGGATCTAG
- the rplS gene encoding 50S ribosomal protein L19, protein MNIIEQLEKEHVERRGTDVPDFGPGDTMRVSIKVVEGERERVQVFEGVCIARKNRGLNSAFTVRKISYGEGVERIFQLHSPQLASIEVVRRGDVRRAKLYYLRGRTGKRARIAEKRDDRRPAGGTAKEEAPNK, encoded by the coding sequence ATGAACATTATCGAACAGCTTGAAAAAGAACACGTGGAGCGTCGCGGCACAGACGTTCCTGACTTCGGCCCGGGCGATACGATGCGTGTCAGCATCAAGGTCGTCGAAGGTGAACGCGAACGCGTTCAGGTCTTCGAGGGCGTCTGTATCGCCCGCAAGAACCGGGGCCTCAATTCCGCCTTTACAGTCCGTAAGATTTCCTACGGCGAAGGTGTCGAGCGAATCTTCCAACTGCATTCGCCGCAACTCGCCAGCATCGAGGTCGTCCGCCGCGGCGACGTTCGTCGCGCGAAGCTTTACTACCTACGCGGTCGCACAGGCAAACGTGCACGTATCGCCGAGAAGCGGGACGACCGTCGCCCAGCCGGCGGCACCGCCAAGGAAGAGGCCCCGAACAAATAG
- the leuC gene encoding 3-isopropylmalate dehydratase large subunit — MANARTLFDKIWDAHLVKKLDDGTAVVYIDRHLVHEVTSPQAFEGLRLAGRKVRSPARTLAVPDHNVPTTADRLSTVKDEDSRIQLDALKKNVADFGVPYIPIDDIRQGIVHIIGPEQGLTQPGMTIVCGDSHTATHGAFGALAFGIGTSEVEHVLATQTLLMKRPANMRITVTGALKNGVTAKDLILAIIGKIGTAGGTGHVIEYAGQAIRDLSMEARMTVCNMSIEAGARAGLIAPDETTFAYVKGRPMAPKAGQWEQAVAYWESLRSDPDATYDKEVTIDASDIVPQVTWGTSPEDVAPVTGRVPSPNDAKDDAKKVAIERALDYMGLTPGTPITDIKVDRVFIGSCTNARIEDLRSAAAITKGRKVAPGVIALVVPGSGLVKQQAEEEGLDQIFLDAGWEWREPGCSMCLGMNPDKVGAGERCASTSNRNFEGRQGTGARTHLVSPAMAAAAAVTGHLADVRDLAN, encoded by the coding sequence ATGGCGAATGCACGCACTCTATTCGACAAGATCTGGGACGCCCATCTGGTCAAGAAACTGGATGACGGGACAGCGGTGGTCTACATCGACCGTCACCTCGTCCACGAAGTGACAAGCCCGCAGGCCTTCGAGGGCCTGCGCTTGGCTGGACGTAAAGTCCGCAGCCCGGCCAGAACCCTCGCGGTCCCCGACCATAACGTGCCGACGACCGCCGACAGACTGTCCACCGTCAAGGACGAAGACTCGCGCATTCAGCTCGATGCGCTGAAAAAGAACGTTGCCGACTTCGGCGTCCCCTACATTCCGATCGACGACATTCGCCAAGGAATCGTCCACATCATCGGTCCGGAACAGGGATTGACCCAGCCCGGGATGACCATCGTCTGCGGCGACTCCCATACGGCAACCCATGGCGCCTTCGGGGCCCTGGCCTTCGGCATCGGCACGTCCGAAGTCGAACACGTGCTGGCCACCCAGACCTTGCTGATGAAGCGCCCCGCCAACATGCGGATCACGGTCACCGGCGCCCTGAAGAACGGGGTAACGGCGAAGGATTTGATCCTTGCCATTATCGGCAAGATCGGAACGGCCGGCGGCACCGGACATGTCATCGAGTACGCCGGGCAGGCCATTCGCGATCTATCGATGGAAGCGCGCATGACGGTGTGCAACATGAGCATCGAGGCCGGCGCGCGCGCGGGCCTGATCGCCCCGGACGAGACGACCTTTGCCTACGTCAAAGGACGCCCGATGGCGCCGAAGGCGGGCCAATGGGAACAGGCCGTCGCCTACTGGGAATCCCTCCGCTCGGATCCCGACGCGACCTATGACAAAGAGGTCACGATCGACGCGTCCGATATCGTTCCCCAGGTGACTTGGGGCACGAGCCCGGAAGACGTCGCCCCGGTCACCGGCCGCGTACCGAGCCCGAACGACGCCAAGGACGACGCCAAAAAGGTCGCGATCGAACGCGCCCTCGATTACATGGGCCTGACCCCCGGAACACCGATCACCGACATTAAGGTCGACCGCGTGTTCATCGGGTCGTGCACCAATGCCCGTATCGAGGACCTGCGCAGCGCCGCCGCAATCACCAAGGGCCGCAAGGTGGCCCCGGGCGTGATCGCCCTGGTTGTGCCGGGATCGGGCCTCGTCAAACAGCAAGCCGAGGAAGAGGGTTTAGACCAGATATTCCTCGACGCCGGCTGGGAATGGCGCGAACCGGGATGCTCGATGTGTCTTGGCATGAACCCCGACAAAGTCGGTGCCGGCGAACGCTGTGCGTCGACCTCCAACCGCAACTTCGAAGGCCGCCAGGGCACCGGCGCCCGGACCCACCTGGTTAGCCCGGCGATGGCCGCGGCGGCCGCCGTGACCGGCCACCTCGCCGATGTCCGCGACCTCGCCAACTAA
- the leuD gene encoding 3-isopropylmalate dehydratase small subunit yields the protein MEKFDILKGTAAPMPLKNIDTDMIIPAQFLKTIKRTGLGKVAFFRMRFDDKGAEKPDFVLNQDPFRNAKIIVAGDNFGCGSSREHAPWALADFGIRCVISTSFADIFFNNSAKNGILLVVVSAADRDTLMKDAQQGATLTVDLAKQVVRRADGSEVRFDVEPNRKHNLLNGLDDIGLTLEHEADIGAYEERLGTERPWL from the coding sequence ATGGAAAAGTTTGACATTTTGAAGGGCACGGCCGCGCCGATGCCGCTCAAGAATATCGACACCGACATGATTATCCCGGCGCAGTTCTTGAAAACGATCAAGCGGACGGGCCTTGGAAAAGTTGCGTTCTTTCGCATGCGCTTCGACGACAAAGGCGCCGAAAAACCGGACTTCGTTTTGAATCAAGATCCCTTTCGGAATGCGAAGATCATCGTCGCTGGAGACAACTTTGGTTGCGGTTCGAGCCGTGAGCATGCGCCCTGGGCGCTCGCGGATTTCGGTATTCGCTGCGTCATCTCCACCAGCTTCGCGGACATTTTCTTCAACAACTCGGCCAAGAACGGCATTCTTCTAGTCGTCGTGTCCGCCGCCGACCGCGACACCTTGATGAAGGACGCGCAACAGGGCGCCACTCTCACGGTCGACCTCGCCAAGCAAGTCGTCCGCCGCGCCGACGGCTCGGAGGTCCGCTTCGACGTCGAACCCAACCGCAAGCACAACCTGCTGAACGGGCTTGACGACATTGGACTGACGCTTGAGCACGAGGCCGACATCGGCGCCTACGAGGAACGCCTCGGCACCGAACGCCCTTGGCTATAG
- the leuB gene encoding 3-isopropylmalate dehydrogenase — protein sequence MNNKKLLVLAGDGIGPECVEQTLRVVDWFSNKRSLAFDIQEDLVGGAAYDAHGTSLTDATMQKAVDADAILFGSVGGPKWDGVARELRPENGLLRLRKRLDLFANLRPAYVFPALAEASSLKMELVSGLDIMIIRELTGGVYFGEPKEITTLPDGSKRAIDSQIYTTQEIARTARVAFDLGRQRGNKVCSVEKSNVMETGVLWREVVSQIHRDEYPDVELSHMLADACAMQLLRAPKQFEIIVTDNLFGDMLSDEAAMLTGSIGMLPSASLGAPDAQGRRPALYEPCHGSAPDIAGMGIANPLAEIMSFAMLLRYSFALSVEADLIEQAVANVLDSGVRTGDIMQPGKTKVSTTGMGDAVLSQLDALAA from the coding sequence ATGAACAACAAGAAGCTCCTGGTGTTGGCCGGCGACGGCATCGGCCCGGAATGCGTTGAACAAACGTTGCGGGTCGTCGATTGGTTTTCCAACAAACGCTCGTTGGCCTTCGACATCCAAGAAGACTTGGTCGGCGGCGCCGCCTACGACGCCCACGGGACCTCTCTCACCGACGCGACCATGCAAAAGGCGGTCGACGCCGATGCGATCCTGTTCGGCTCGGTCGGCGGGCCGAAATGGGATGGAGTCGCGCGCGAACTGCGGCCGGAGAACGGCTTGTTGCGGCTGCGCAAGCGACTTGACCTCTTCGCGAATCTGCGGCCGGCCTATGTGTTCCCGGCACTCGCAGAGGCCTCGAGCCTGAAGATGGAGTTGGTCTCCGGCTTGGACATCATGATCATCCGCGAGCTGACCGGCGGCGTGTATTTCGGCGAGCCGAAGGAAATCACCACCTTGCCCGACGGATCCAAGCGGGCAATCGATTCGCAAATCTACACGACCCAGGAAATCGCCCGGACCGCCCGCGTCGCCTTCGATCTCGGTCGGCAGCGCGGCAACAAGGTGTGTTCGGTCGAAAAATCGAATGTGATGGAAACCGGCGTTCTGTGGCGCGAGGTTGTCAGCCAGATCCACCGTGACGAATATCCTGACGTTGAACTCAGCCATATGCTCGCGGACGCTTGCGCGATGCAGTTGCTGCGCGCGCCCAAACAGTTCGAAATCATCGTGACCGACAATTTGTTCGGCGACATGCTGTCAGATGAGGCGGCGATGCTGACCGGGTCGATCGGAATGCTACCCTCGGCATCGCTTGGCGCGCCGGATGCGCAGGGTAGACGGCCGGCGCTCTACGAACCTTGTCACGGGAGTGCGCCGGATATCGCCGGCATGGGCATCGCCAATCCGCTCGCCGAGATCATGAGCTTTGCCATGTTGCTGAGGTATTCCTTCGCACTGTCGGTCGAGGCCGATTTGATCGAGCAAGCCGTGGCAAACGTCCTCGATTCAGGAGTTCGGACCGGCGACATCATGCAGCCTGGGAAAACCAAGGTATCGACGACCGGTATGGGCGACGCGGTACTGTCCCAATTGGATGCGCTCGCCGCCTAG